A window of Punica granatum isolate Tunisia-2019 chromosome 8, ASM765513v2, whole genome shotgun sequence genomic DNA:
AAATATATGTCTACAGTAAttgcatataaattttgaaaatcaatttcaaataaaaaaatactgaTACGAATTTAAAATACAAATAGAAAGTACAGGTCATCAGCGTCTTGTCTCTGCACGCCAAAATGAATTTACGATACGGTCGCATACGACATTTATTTCGTTTCTACTCATATCAACTTTAATTCAGATTCTTGGTTGTTGAGGTGGATTTCGAAATTCATCGTAATCTGTCCAAGGATCACCGTACTCCTCAAATAATATGTTCTGGTAATAATTACCCCGAATAAAATTATGTTATAAAAAACAAGCAAGGGCAATTTCCTTCTTAGCTAAGGTTTCAGAAAGGGAAACTAAATTACCTCCTTGCCCCTTCCTAAGAATCAAATTTTCAACGCCTTGCCATTCTAAATTTTAAATCTCCTTTCACATTGCTGCCGCCTCCGCCGCCCATTTCTCCGATTACCTTTCTTCGACAACCTTCCTTCTCCTGCTTCCCGACTCATTTAAGGACGAACAAAGGAGGATCAAGCCTCATTGGGACCACACCCTACTTAGGCTATGATCTAACTCGGTGGATAATTTGTATGTCTTCGAATTCCGCCAGAGGCCAATGCAAATGAGGAGGGTGCGGGTTGTGAAGACGTGGTCAGTCATTGGGTtagttttgaattattttttgctGCAACTAATCTGAATAATTTTACACGATATGcgtaaataaaatttagttaAAACGGAATCAATAATGTTAAGGAtatcaataaattacaaaaaattattcataatCCTTATTTCAACATCAATTGAATGATACTTCGATGAGAGAGtgtaattattttgaaattattatgtATAAGTTTCTTCTCAAAGTAAGGACCGAAATAGATGAGTCTGAGACTTTCTTATAGTTACATGTAGCACTCCTAATTTCATCAGAAACAATAAATtagtaataatttaattttgattaatagAATAATTATTTAGTCAAACACGCAAAGTATATACACTTCTTTATCaagaaaaatcatatcaaaatTGATCATTTCGTTACTTCTTTCTATCTcaattcttttaatatatgTTAAATTGTTAAACCACCTCAAAATCTATAAAGGtatagattaaaaaataaatgataaagaaaaattttcatacaAGTATAATTGTTCTGAGCAAATAATAATCGCACCAAACAAATTAACATTCAATTAAAAGATAAcaaagtaaataaattatttttataaatacatGAATTTGACGCTTATAGATTTTGAGAAAACCTGACGAAGCCCAGTGAAATACTAGTAAAGTCTTGTGAATCGACCAAATCGATGTAAGATATTGGTGTTAGTATATCGAATAAACgtgtacaatatatatatatatatagtgcaaaAGGTCATACAGATTAATAAGGAACTTTCCTATCGAATATAAAAAGTCCGATATACtgaaattttgatcttagCAAATAATCGGCTTAGTTCCACTATACAATATATACGACATATATTATCGGTAATAGCATTCTAAGTCTCAATATATGATGTATactgcaaatatatatgtatttctaAAATGAAGATTGCATGTATAGTTTCCACAATATATATTacgataatgtaaatatatattacactTGTATCAAACagcatatataaaaatatttatattcccATAATATAAGAATTGTATGTTATCATTTAGTTGTATATCAAATACTttagtatatattttgttgtatATCGAATATTTcgtaatataatattttgcaTAATTAAAGGGACGAGGTGATTCGACGTGCCAAGTTTTCCGTTGGGCTATATGTGGATGTAATCTACATattctactatatatattaaataagaaaatattatgaatatattttcaCGGTGGATAAATATTTCTTgataaagaatataaaaatttccttaCTATATGAATGATGGCGTGACATCGTGAGAGagtttcattttatatttttgatgatgtagCTCCATGAGAATTCAATTGGACtttgtttttcaaatatattgatatagaTTCTATaatcaagtgaaaattttactgTAGTTGACTAAAAAAACGACTATGATAATTGATAATATCTCTGCTGTTTggatttcaatttaaaaatctcATCCGTGCATGCGGCAACCTTAACTAGAGCCACTGTAACATTGAGATGCGTCTTGCCTTGAACGAAGATGAAGAGTGAAGAGAATCCTTGGAACGTTAAGTTCGGATCATGGCCTTTCCTATCTGCCAACAACCTCCTTGCGCAGTTGGAAAACCCCTCGTTGTGCGGCTCTAGGCATCTTGGGCTGACAGCACTTCGAGACGCATCGCCTCTTTTCTTTGAAATCCCACTATAGTAataccaagaaaaagagaaaatgagaGACCTAAAGTAATGAGAAAATGACTTGTCACTGTGAAGCTATAAGGTATCATACCCTGGGGATTACGAAATAACGAAAAAGTAAAAGTGACTGAGATGTGGGGGGAAAAACTTTTGTTCGTTTACCAGGTTTAGCACTCTTAAGTCGGCTTCTTGGTTGGGAGGTTCCTATTTTCATTCTTGTTTTTCTTGTTGGTTCGGTAGTAGGTTCCAGCTTGCACATGCAGGATCCCGCAGGAGGTCAACCTGCTTCCAATCCTGCAGCGGAGCAACCCTCCAACGTGCCTTCAGGCAGTGAAATGGAGGATAGCAGTAGGAGCTCCGGTTGGACTACTCTTTTCGATTTTGAAGGCGAAGAAGGGGCCAAGCCAGACCCCCAAAAAGCCCCCGAGAATCCAGGAGCTCCCGAGGAAGCAGATATTCTCCTTCCCGTGCCCTAACCCTATCACGAGGATGAAGTGATCGGAGGTGATAGTAAAATCCTATTTTAATCCGATCAAAAATGGTTTAGGATTAAAAAAGaggatttgattttttaatatttatttatattgatatttGTATAAAATAACAATTCCTTACccatacttttattttttatatacttccatcaatatatatattcgccTGAGAATGGGTCGATCCCTATTCACATTACTTCAAAATTGGACTGGCCAGTTGAATAAAAgaatgattaaataaaaaactaaaaatgaaTCAACAATCAAAACTAGCAGGATGTCAAATCGGTAAAAGTATAGGTAAGGAATTGTTATTTTATACAAATATCACcagaaataaatataaaaaaatcaaatcctCTTTTTTAATCCTGAATcattttttatcatattaaaaTTGGATTTTACTACCACCTCCGATCACTTCATCCTCGTGACAGGGGTAGGGTACGGGGAGGGAGAATATCTGCTTCCCCAGGAGCTACTGGATTCCCAAGGGGCGTTTTGGGGGTCCGACTGGGCCCCTTCTTCGCCTTCAAAATCCAAAAGAGTAGTCTAACCGGAGCTCCCACTGCTACCCTCCATTTCACTGCGAGATAAATGCAGTTTGACCCTTGAATTATGGgttattttcagatttttcccCAAACTTCAAAATTTTACAAAGTGCCCTCCAACCTAAGTGAAAAATAGTTATGGGACCCTCTATCACCAGAATTAGAgacttttctttattttaccCAAATGACTAACTTCGTGAACATCATTCTCTTGCATTAGAGATCCAATTGGGGTGTTCATGGGTGTCTTTGGAAACCATGTACGGAGCACTACAAATTAGAACCAATTAGACGTTTGAAAGTTAAAACAATGACAAATGACATCAACAGAAGAGGTGGAAATTCAGATTTCTTCACAAAACCAAAAAATTTACTATGAAATAACTCTTAACCGCTCAATGAAATTGAGTGATGTAAAGACCTATGGCTTCCGTATGGCCTTTAGAGTCTTATCATATTGAAATTTAAGGTTGAAGGCAATAATATCAAAGAATCACTATTAATATCCAACTAGTGAATTAAATTGAGGAAAAGGTTTATGGTGAAACATAATTGGTGAATATACTAAAAGATTGATGTCATGATTcgtaaatttcttttttattacaaggagacttataaatttgaaaataaaataaaaagaaaactaattggaaatgagaatttttttttcttttgctaggTAGACGTGAGGAGTTCCATTTATGATAATCGAACCAAAAGTCTCTTCATCCCAAATCAAATACAGTGTCACCGCACCAAACTCCTACTCTCTCATGATTCGTTAATTTCACAATGCATGGACGAAACCGAGGGGAGGAGGCCAACTAATTGAGTTTAGCTTTTCTTCCTTAAAAGTGCGTTGTAAACTCTTTACATATCATTCATCGTTTTCTGAAGCATAGTAATGCTCGAATTTGGTCCAAGTAATGGAagacaaatttaaaattcttatTAACTGGCAACATAGAGGTTTATCTATTTGTCGAATTGAATCATTCATATTAACTAGCagcaaatttaaaattattttttgcttACCTGTTTGCTCTTCCATCAGGTCCTgagatttattttattgtatgtaCAATCTTAATAGATTTTCGGGAACTTtttctaatataatataatatctcatattttcttttattgttcttctctatgtttttattttattttgccGGTGATGTGGCCGGAACCCAGAAATGAAGATAACTTACGTAAGAGCAGTGCAAGGAGGCCCCAATAATATCATCAAACATGAGCTTATTAATACCCTCCGAGGAAGATGGTAAAAACGAATGCCCCAAGAGAGCACCGAACTAATATGAGACAAGTAATCTGCACATGCATTGCCTCCATGGAACCACTCTTGCATCTGCAGCTTGCGAATCGAAGAGACCAAGCTTAGTAAACGACGGTTGCATTTGCCCTGTCCCGAAACCACATTATGGATAATCTCAGCCAATGATATATTTATGGCATGTTCGGTATAGAAGAAATTCCTTCCATAGACAGATCCCTCAAAGGTGACCTCCGTATCTAAGCACTACTTTGAAAAGTTAACCAGCGCTTTCCTTCTTCACAACTCCAAACAGATTTGCCATGAATGAATGCAACACTCACGCTGCTATTAGAGTCCTAAACGGAGCTTAAGGTTCAGTGAAGGCTTCGGTTGTTGCCAAAGAAAAGTATTTCAAGCAAAATTGGTGGTTCGTTGTCACAAGAACAATCCAGGGACCTCGATGGTCCACTAGAAGCAACACAATGATCATCTACAAACGAAGAGCTAAGGAAGGCCACAGACAATTACTGGGAAATCCAAACTCTTGGCTGAGAAGGATATGAGATGGTCCAATAAAGGACAGCCGTAGCGTTGAAGAAGTCGAAACAAAAGCACCAGACACAAATCGAACAGTTTCTCAACAAAGTGATTCTACTGTCACACTGTAGTATAATAATGACATATTGCTAATTTCCAATCTTCCAGAACACAACTATACAGAGTACCAAAACGGAAAGCAATGAATTTCAACCGCGCATAAGCATTTCCCCATTGCTTCTTAGgatctatatatctatctcCCATTATTCACAGGGGATATCTGCTGATTCCTCATACTGTTACTATCACACACTAAGCTCATATCCCTGCTCTCAGTATAACTCATCAAAGACTCCGGTCTCTCTTTTCCAAGCAGATTCGCGGTCTCCCCTTCCATGCCCAACTCGATGCTCACCCACGGATGATTCCCCATTGCCCTCAATCCCTCTAGCTCCATTGCCACCTCAGTCATGCTCGGTCTCTCCTCTCCTTTTACCCTCAGGCACTTCTTTGCGAGTCCTGCGACTCCCCTCAGCTGCTCTGTGTTATTCTCACTTAAAATACAATCCTCGACTATCTGAAACAACCGATCCTCCTTCAATGCATGAAGGAAGTGCATCGCTAGGCTCCGCTCTTCCTCAGGCCGGTCAAAGGAGAGCGCCTTTTTCCCCGTCAGAAGCTCAACCAGGACTACTCCAAAGCTGTAGACATCGCTCTTCTCTGTCAGTGTGTTCGTGTGGAGGTACTCAGGGTCCAAATACCCGAGGGTGCCCTGGACCATCGTGTACAGCTGTGTATGGTCCAGCGGGACCAACCTCGAGGCCCCGAAATCGGACACTTTAGCAATGCAGTTTTCATCAAGGAGTATGTTCGTGGATTTAATATCCCGATGGATTATTGGGACAGAAGCCGCTGCGTGGAGGTACGATAGCACCCCTGCAGTCTCCGCGGCGATTCTTAAACGGGTTTCCCAGGACAGCTTCGGGTCCTTGGTTTGACCATGAATGTGCTCGAAAAGTGTCCCGTTGCCTACAAACTCGTAGACTAGTAGTGGCACTTCGGTCTCCAGGCAGCAGCCTAACAGCTTCACAACGTTCCTGTGATTAATCTGTGAGAGAACAATCACCTCATTGATGAATTGCTCGATCTGGTTCTGGTCCATCAGTTTGGACTTCTTAATGGCAATGACTATGTCGTTCGGTAACATCCCCTTGTAGACCGTCCCATATCCTCCCCGACCTACAATTCGATTCTCGGCATAGTTGTCAGTGGCTTTCAGTAACTCTTCAGCAGTGAAAATTCTCATGGTACTTGTACGCCCATCGCGTTGATGGAGCTGTTGCTGCAGCAATAATCCGCCATTTTGCTGGAAATACTTCTCTTTCAACCTCATCAGCTTCCTTCTCCTGATTCCGAAGTAAAGAAACCCGCTCATGAAGAGTAGAACTGTGAATCCGACACCAACACCTGTAAATGTAACAGAGTTGGCAAAATCACTGAAATGACGGAAACACAATCCCAATGTTGAAATAGTCTTCATCTCAGGAGATCGGGATTTAAAATCTTATTCGCACGTCAGactaaaaatcaaaatgtgaTGTCAGATCCTTTATTAGTCAGGATTAGTCGGTACCCTATCCACCGCTAACGTAGCCGTTCTGTGATCAATTGAGTGGCCGTTCCATACAATATAAACACAAACATTGACCAAACATTACTTGCTTTGAACAATATGGATTAATTGGGACAAGTGTTTTGTCATACATAAACCAGAGTCGTGGATGTGGCGGGTTGGGTGCTGAATATGACCAAAACCAAatctgatttttttattttctgtattGCTGAAGTCTTTGTCAAGCCGAAACATCTGATGTTTTCAAATGTTTTCTACTACATCAGCAGAGAAATTGAGATATGTCGTCGAGAAAGTTCAAAAGATAGTTTGATGAATATACTTACCAACCACAATCTTGATGACATGGGACTGGTCAACAATGCATCCTTCTCCATCTCTTCTGCCATCCCCATGGTAACCGTTCGGGCAGGAGCATGTGTAATTGCCTGGCGTGTTGTGGCAATCCTTTTCACACTGGTTATCCTCAGGATTTGCGCATTCATCGATATCTAACAAACATACATACAAGGGATGcggaaaattaataaatgaaacaTCAAAACCTTGATATGAAGAAAGAAGGGATAATTAGAACCAAATAATGATCGATGGATGCAATATCTAGACCTACTTTTGATGTGGAATGGATCTCATAGAACTGTAAAGCTTTCGTAAAGTCGTACCTTGACAGCCATCAGAAATATAAGGATTCCCCCGGTAACCTGCAGAGCAGTTGCAACGGTACCCACGAATATCTTCATGATCGAAACACTCACTGTTTGCCTTGCAAACGGAAGTAGACGGATCCTTCTGAGACTCTTGGCAAGTCTGATTCCAGATGGACCAATCAAGCACAGAAGGAACACGAGTCCAGTTCCTCATACCGCTAAGATCCTCCCTCGTAAAGTTAAACGAATCTGTTTCTGTTATGAATGCGTAACTGCAGGGATTGAAGCTCCAGACCTGGGTGTGGTTCCGGAAGCTGGACACGCTCGCGTTGTAGTTCAACAGCATCTTCGGGACAGCTGTCTGACAGCAGCCGATCCCATTGCACGTCCCCTCGGTGATGCTACTGTTCACGCTGCAGCGGGACAAGCATCCGCTTGAGAAACTGCAAAAGAAATTCGTTAAGAGCACATACAAATACTGATTAGAAACCGCAGAAGAATCGCATTGGACTGCGTTCACTTACTCATCTCCATTTGTCATGGCTAAGGTGTCACAGCCAACAGCGGTGAACTTGTTCTTGGTGGTGGAAAAGGGGAACGCGGGGAGGATTGCGTAGGCCTTGACAGGGAGCCGCCGGGCGCCTGACTGGGTGTAGCAGTCCGTGCCGATATACGTATTCACACGGAGCTCCCCAGAGAGGGAGATGGAGAGGACCTCGATGGACGGCGTGCTCCAGAGTAGAGGCGTGGGGCCACCCGGGGCAGAGTCGTTGCAGCTAACGTAGAAGTACCGGTTCAGGTAGCATCCCGGGGCCGTGCCGAATGGGTACGGGATGGTAACGTTGCCGCAGGTTGTCTGGCAGTTGGATGAGGCAGCGGTTACCAAACTCACGACAGTTAATATGACGGCCAGAAAGAGAACTTGCCGAAAATCTCTTTTTGGAATCGGAAATACCATTTTGCTAAGTATGAATATCGTGGATCTAAGTGGGATTTACGATCTCTCTTTAATGAAATCTCTCTGCCTCTCTTCTCCTTAGATCAGGAGACTTGCTGTTAAACACGGAAAAGTGGGAAGGATCTGCTTTTCAATGGGGGTGGGGGTTTTAAGAGTAAGAGGATTGAGTTGGCGGGAAGCCATTGGAGCCATTCAAAAAGGACGTCATATTTGGTGCAGCGGCACGAGTTGTCACTCTAAACAATGAGATTTCAAGTTCGATCTCCGTCAATGGTAATTTCGTGTCTTTTCATTTAGTTTTGTTATTCATATTATTGTACCGAGTTGGAGATCtctctgaaaaaaaaaagtcttatTAATCAATAATGAAATATGTGCACTTGACTGCAAATTGCATGCATGTCAAGGATTTATACAagtaaagaaattaaaaattcattgaaaGTATATCGTGACGGACAGTTAATACCTAAACGAATATCAATATGAGCCTATTGATTAAGAATGCTTTTTgatcacataaaaaaaaaagacgccATATTGAAGGGCAAGTCCATTGAAAACGACAAGATCATGTCGTGTCACTCGGAAATGGTTATGCTTGCTTTTTAATTCTCAGACCCTTTGAAATTGTTCACTTTCACATTTTCAtagacttttttctttttgccgaGGCACTGTGGCTGGTcagcaaatatataaattttttttttgcgtgcAGTGAATCCTAACTAATTCAGTTAGACTAAATCGATTCATTATaaagtaaaactctctcagtataaattaatataatatttatttaattttgaatattatgAGATTTCGATACAGAGATTTCCCATAGTAATCTCATGGGGTTCATTCTTTGGACTACATAACATTTTATGATTCTGCTAGGCTCGTTTATCCTATAGTTTGGTCATGCacgaaattaaatttaaatgtcTTAAAATGATGTTAATCAGATCTTAGCAGCTTATGTATTACAGCGACACGAGACTATAATCaatctaaaattaaaaaaaaaacccgagGGAGAGAAATGGATGATCCGAGATGCACACAGGTTGACTCAGATACCACCTTATCGTCAAATGTCCATTTCATATAAAACATATAGCTGAGAATTGTCAAAATTTCATTCAGCTTTTTTCCTTCTGGAGAAACACATATTGTTGACTCTGTACACGTCATTGGTCGCTTTCCTAAGGAAAATTACGGATGGAATTGGTCAAGAAGCTAGTACCCAAACATAAAATTGGTTGCTCACCTATATAATTAAGAGGTTTCGAATTTAATTCTTATTAATGGGATTTTCGGTAgtctttcatttattttttccttacaAAATCTATGATCCTgccatgtttttttttttactaaatacCTGCCATGTATCCCTTAATTAGCTAATAGAATTTTCACTTCATTATATATTAGGTCCATAAACCTTTGTTgtaatctaaaaaaaattcacaatgtTTTTTTGGAATCCCATGCTGATAGCAATTCATTACACACATAACATTACAAAACAGCTGTATTCCAACACGTGGTACAAAGTACTTTTTGAACATGATAAcatcaaagaagaaaaatcagaatatTTGAAATGAGCATACATTAAATCTATCTCGCATCTTTGATGCTGAAAGGGACCAACTTATTTTTCATGGTATCCAAAGAACCTGTTGTACCGATTGGATCAGTGTTAGGATAATCAACGGTGATTCCACAGAGCAAGTATTCACAAATTTCctcaaaattatttgaaacTCGATGTGTCCAAGGGTGCTGTTCAGTCGCTCTAAGTAGCCCCCCTAATTCGAGTGAGACTTCCTTCATGGACGGCCCGTCCTCCCCTCTTACTTTCAAAAACCGGATAGCTAGTAGTGTGACTTCTCTGATGTGCTCAGAATTCCCGTCATTTGTAATCTGCTTGTCGATGATCTCCAAGCAATGGTCCTCCTTCACTGCCAGATTCCTCTGCTTTTCAGGCTTGTCAAAAGAAATGTCCTTTACTCTGGTGAGCAGTTCAACAAGGATGACCCCGAAACTGTAAAAATCACTTTTTTTCCGTTAACTGGCTCGAGTGGAAGTACTCTGGATCAAGGTACCCAAATGTGCCTTCCCTTGCAATAGAGTACTTAATTGAGACGGCATCAGCCTGGAGGCACTAGCGATGCTTAACTACAGTTAGATCCCAATACTATATTAGTTCGAACTAATACTGTATATTGGTTGGCTATTTGACTCCATACTCATTGTAACATTGCTCGGGGATCCTAAACTTTTCTTCTGTGTGTCATGGATATTTAAATACTTTGGATAGAGACTAATTTGTATGATAAAATGTGGTATACTTAATTTAACGTTCAACATACTTAACGGATGATATTTAACTTCAAGCATCCAATGGTGtatgaatgaatatattaCTGAAATACTTTTTTACTGTTTACTACTTctgtagaatttgcataaCTAATGACTACACATATCATTCGGGATAAGTAATTGCATTATGCTTCGAGCTAATGTTCTGCGTTGTCTATCTTTTACAGCCGGTAATTATCTTATATATGTTCACTATATCTTCCCAGAGATGCATACTAATCaatattttatcaaataattttaaacagTCACGTGCCTTTTAAATTCAACATCCCATTCATTTAGAATCTGCTTGTCAGTCGTCAATGATCTCGAAGCCACGGTCCTCTTTAATTGCAAGCATTAAGAACTTGTTTGGGTCACGGGTACGGAGGGttatgaaattttaatatgagCCTGCGCGATTCAGACAAGCTGCCAAAGTAAGGATAGATTCCTCTGTTTTTAGGCTTTCAAAAGAGATGACTTTCATCCCAATAAGGAAGTTCATTAAGGATGACGCCAAACTATAATcatcactctttttttttctctctcagtCATAAGGGAGACCCAAGAGaataattcaataaaataGAAGTCTTAACTATCTAGTAAATGGGCACGGGTAGTCCCACAGCGAGAATCAAACTTATAATCTCTTGGTTGAAAGGCGAGAGCATACGCTATTGTACTACACTCTCTTTCTTATACATCACCCTTGCTTGTTAAGGGGCTTGAGCGGAAAGAAATACTTAGGATATACATACCCTAATGGGCCTTGCGGAAGAGTCCCCTAGTTGAtttaatttggtccaatgacaaCATCCTTCTATACCAGTTTCGGGATCAGTTCTTAGCAATGTATAATTACAATGATACGAGGCATTTTTAAATCTACAAAACTAGAAAACCGTGCGAGCGATATAGATGAGATGAGGTGTACACAGATGGATTCGGATACCTGATCATTGACAAAGTCCATTGCATGTAAACATAGAGGAGGGAATGCCAAATTTTTTGCGGCTTTTCTTTCT
This region includes:
- the LOC116216049 gene encoding putative wall-associated receptor kinase-like 16, with translation MVFPIPKRDFRQVLFLAVILTVVSLVTAASSNCQTTCGNVTIPYPFGTAPGCYLNRYFYVSCNDSAPGGPTPLLWSTPSIEVLSISLSGELRVNTYIGTDCYTQSGARRLPVKAYAILPAFPFSTTKNKFTAVGCDTLAMTNGDDFSSGCLSRCSVNSSITEGTCNGIGCCQTAVPKMLLNYNASVSSFRNHTQVWSFNPCSYAFITETDSFNFTREDLSGMRNWTRVPSVLDWSIWNQTCQESQKDPSTSVCKANSECFDHEDIRGYRCNCSAGYRGNPYISDGCQDIDECANPEDNQCEKDCHNTPGNYTCSCPNGYHGDGRRDGEGCIVDQSHVIKIVVGVGVGFTVLLFMSGFLYFGIRRRKLMRLKEKYFQQNGGLLLQQQLHQRDGRTSTMRIFTAEELLKATDNYAENRIVGRGGYGTVYKGMLPNDIVIAIKKSKLMDQNQIEQFINEVIVLSQINHRNVVKLLGCCLETEVPLLVYEFVGNGTLFEHIHGQTKDPKLSWETRLRIAAETAGVLSYLHAAASVPIIHRDIKSTNILLDENCIAKVSDFGASRLVPLDHTQLYTMVQGTLGYLDPEYLHTNTLTEKSDVYSFGVVLVELLTGKKALSFDRPEEERSLAMHFLHALKEDRLFQIVEDCILSENNTEQLRGVAGLAKKCLRVKGEERPSMTEVAMELEGLRAMGNHPWVSIELGMEGETANLLGKERPESLMSYTESRDMSLVCDSNSMRNQQISPVNNGR